In Coriobacteriia bacterium, a single genomic region encodes these proteins:
- the hisB gene encoding imidazoleglycerol-phosphate dehydratase HisB: MGRTATMTRTTGETDITLTLDLDGTGKTSVQTGVPFFDHMLDAFGRHATFDLAVAATGDVEIDAHHTVEDVGIVLGSALSEALADKAGITRFGDAVVPMDEALVLAAVDVSGRGQLHYAVELPIEIIGTFDTTLAKEFLVAFASSAGLTLHVRSFTGENAHHIIEAVFKAVARAVRTAVSIDPRVSGVPSTKGSL; encoded by the coding sequence ATGGGCCGCACGGCGACGATGACCCGCACGACGGGGGAGACCGACATCACGCTGACACTGGACCTCGATGGGACGGGGAAGACGTCGGTTCAGACCGGTGTGCCGTTCTTCGACCACATGCTCGATGCGTTCGGGCGGCACGCGACGTTCGACCTCGCGGTGGCGGCCACCGGCGACGTGGAGATCGACGCGCACCACACCGTCGAAGACGTCGGCATCGTGCTGGGTAGCGCGCTCTCCGAGGCGCTTGCAGACAAGGCCGGAATCACCCGCTTCGGCGACGCGGTGGTGCCCATGGACGAAGCGCTTGTGCTCGCGGCGGTGGACGTGAGCGGTCGCGGGCAGCTGCACTACGCCGTCGAGCTGCCCATCGAGATCATCGGCACGTTCGATACGACGCTGGCCAAGGAGTTTCTGGTGGCGTTCGCGTCGAGTGCGGGCCTCACGCTGCACGTGCGCTCCTTCACCGGCGAGAACGCCCACCACATCATCGAGGCGGTCTTCAAGGCGGTCGCGCGCGCGGTGCGCACGGCGGTCTCCATCGACCCGCGCGTGAGCGGTGTGCCGTCGACGAAGGGCTCCCTGTGA
- the hisD gene encoding histidinol dehydrogenase: MLRRIVLKPSQRLTEADLARSGGVDAEIIGVAARIVDDVRTRGDEALRDLTKQFDKCDLDDFRVTEAEIDAAVAQCEPAFLDAITAAAAAIEEFHARQVQQSWFTAQEGGVFLGQKVTPLCRVGIYVPGGRAKYPSSVLMCAIPAQVAGVGDIAMVVPPDADGSVNPYTLAAAAEAGVTEIYKVGGAQAVAALAYGTASIPRVDKIVGPGNAYVTAAKKLVMGDVGIDMLAGPSEVLVLADETAIPAFVAIDLMAQAEHDPRAATYLVTTDPELPDLVEEALGLLLAESPRGEITQRSLVDNGVAIVCPDIVAALDTVDLVAPEHLEIQCSDAFDLLGSINNAGAIFLGHWTCESVGDYIAGPNHVLPTGGTARFSSPLSVDDFVKKSSVLSYSYDALELDGPTVIELAEKEGLWAHARAVSLRIDAIEAERAGEFDEGLDDAEERL; the protein is encoded by the coding sequence ATGCTCAGAAGAATCGTGCTCAAGCCCAGCCAGCGTCTCACCGAGGCCGATCTCGCGCGCTCGGGCGGCGTGGACGCCGAGATCATCGGCGTGGCGGCGCGCATCGTCGACGACGTGCGGACGCGCGGCGATGAAGCGCTGCGCGACCTCACGAAGCAGTTCGATAAGTGCGACCTCGATGACTTCCGGGTGACCGAAGCCGAGATTGACGCTGCGGTCGCTCAGTGCGAGCCGGCGTTTCTCGATGCGATCACTGCGGCAGCCGCCGCAATCGAGGAGTTCCACGCTCGCCAGGTGCAGCAGTCGTGGTTCACCGCGCAGGAGGGTGGGGTGTTCCTGGGCCAGAAGGTCACGCCGCTGTGCCGCGTGGGAATCTACGTGCCCGGAGGCCGCGCGAAGTACCCGTCAAGCGTGCTGATGTGCGCGATTCCGGCTCAGGTGGCAGGGGTTGGCGATATCGCGATGGTCGTGCCGCCGGATGCCGACGGTAGCGTGAACCCGTACACGCTGGCGGCCGCAGCCGAGGCGGGCGTCACCGAGATCTACAAGGTCGGGGGCGCCCAGGCCGTCGCAGCGCTCGCGTACGGAACGGCGAGCATCCCGCGCGTGGACAAGATCGTCGGTCCGGGCAACGCGTATGTGACCGCAGCCAAGAAGCTCGTGATGGGCGACGTCGGCATCGACATGCTGGCCGGTCCGAGCGAGGTGCTCGTGCTGGCCGACGAGACCGCGATACCCGCCTTCGTCGCCATCGATCTGATGGCACAGGCCGAGCACGACCCGCGCGCGGCCACCTACCTCGTGACCACCGACCCCGAGCTTCCCGATCTGGTGGAAGAGGCGCTCGGGTTGCTTCTGGCCGAGTCTCCGCGTGGCGAGATCACCCAGCGCTCGCTCGTGGACAACGGCGTGGCCATCGTGTGCCCGGATATCGTCGCGGCGCTCGATACCGTCGACCTCGTGGCCCCGGAGCACCTGGAGATCCAGTGCTCTGACGCCTTCGACCTGCTCGGCAGCATCAACAACGCCGGCGCCATCTTCCTCGGGCACTGGACGTGCGAAAGCGTCGGAGACTACATCGCCGGCCCTAACCACGTTCTGCCCACGGGTGGCACGGCCCGCTTCTCCAGTCCGCTGTCGGTGGACGACTTCGTGAAGAAGTCGAGCGTGCTGTCCTATTCGTACGACGCGCTCGAGCTGGACGGCCCCACCGTGATCGAGCTGGCCGAGAAGGAGGGCCTGTGGGCCCACGCGCGGGCTGTCTCTTTGCGGATTGACGCCATCGAAGCAGAGCGGGCCGGCGAGTTCGACGAGGGTCTTGACGATGCCGAGGAGCGCTTGTGA
- the hisC gene encoding histidinol-phosphate transaminase — MNSFREPRPELEGLISYDAKDVRADVMLASNEHPLNLPAEVVSKLKERLADFNFNRYPDPTATELRKLLAEANGLDPENVLIGNGGDELIFDLLLAWGGPGRKLLDTPPTFSMYAIDATVTGTEVVRIPRQADFSLDEAAILARVAEGDIDLIMLANPNNPTGNLIDEGFLIDLLKATDAIVLVDEAYFEFSRHTMRPHMTRHPNLVLLRTFSKAFSLAGLRVGYLLGHADVVRELMKVRQPYSVNAFSQWVASVVFRERVAFEQSISEIMRGRDQLMHGLDMFSEVEVFPTEANFVLFRVEHASALWRDLLHSYSVLVRDFTRSPGLENCLRVTVGTHEENQLFLEAMDQVLATRRASDHFGEKATAARHG, encoded by the coding sequence GTGAACAGTTTTCGTGAACCACGCCCTGAGCTTGAGGGGCTCATATCGTATGACGCCAAGGATGTGCGGGCTGACGTCATGCTGGCCTCCAACGAGCACCCGCTGAACCTGCCCGCAGAGGTCGTGTCCAAGCTCAAGGAACGGTTGGCCGACTTCAACTTCAACCGCTATCCGGACCCCACTGCCACCGAGCTTCGCAAGCTGCTCGCCGAGGCCAACGGACTCGACCCGGAAAACGTCCTGATCGGCAACGGCGGCGACGAGCTCATCTTCGACCTGCTGCTGGCGTGGGGCGGACCCGGGCGAAAGCTGCTCGACACCCCGCCGACCTTCTCGATGTATGCCATCGACGCGACGGTCACCGGCACCGAGGTGGTGCGCATACCGCGCCAAGCCGACTTCTCGCTTGATGAAGCGGCGATTCTTGCGCGGGTGGCCGAGGGCGACATCGATCTCATCATGCTCGCCAACCCCAATAACCCCACGGGCAACCTTATCGACGAGGGCTTCCTGATCGACCTGCTCAAGGCGACCGATGCCATCGTGCTCGTGGATGAGGCGTACTTCGAGTTCAGCCGCCACACGATGCGCCCGCACATGACGAGGCACCCCAACCTCGTGCTGCTGCGCACGTTCTCCAAGGCATTCTCGCTTGCCGGACTGCGGGTGGGCTACCTGCTGGGCCACGCGGACGTGGTCCGGGAGCTCATGAAGGTGCGGCAGCCTTACTCGGTCAACGCATTCTCGCAGTGGGTGGCCTCGGTCGTGTTCCGCGAGCGTGTTGCGTTCGAGCAGTCCATCAGCGAGATCATGCGCGGCCGCGACCAGCTCATGCACGGGCTCGATATGTTCTCTGAGGTGGAGGTCTTCCCGACCGAGGCGAACTTCGTGCTGTTTCGCGTCGAGCACGCGAGCGCCCTGTGGCGCGACCTGCTGCACAGCTATTCGGTGCTGGTGCGGGACTTCACGCGTTCGCCGGGGCTTGAGAACTGCCTGCGTGTGACGGTGGGGACGCACGAGGAGAATCAACTCTTCTTGGAGGCAATGGACCAGGTGCTCGCCACGCGGCGTGCATCAGATCACTTCGGCGAGAAGGCGACGGCTGCTCGTCACGGCTGA
- the hisG gene encoding ATP phosphoribosyltransferase: MIATARGNGKGGGRLRVAVPKGALFPGSIEALRDAGLDVEGLADPGRQLIVTTADAEFIISKPTDVPVYVAYGAADCGIAGRDVLVEAGLDVVELVDLGFGGCRFVVAEREDAPDLAERYRHVGVIRVATKYPRIAEIHFASKGVQVEIVKLYGNIELAPLIGIADVIVDITATGTTLRENKLRIVEDVLPSTARFIGNPASTRTDPRVVDLADRLSEGSVEST; this comes from the coding sequence GTGATCGCGACCGCTCGCGGCAACGGCAAAGGCGGCGGCAGGCTACGCGTCGCCGTACCTAAGGGTGCGCTATTCCCCGGCTCGATCGAGGCCCTGCGCGACGCTGGGCTCGACGTGGAGGGGCTCGCCGATCCTGGCCGGCAGCTCATCGTGACCACGGCCGATGCTGAGTTCATCATCTCCAAGCCCACCGACGTGCCGGTCTACGTGGCCTACGGCGCAGCGGACTGCGGCATCGCGGGGCGTGACGTGCTCGTCGAGGCCGGGCTCGACGTGGTCGAGCTTGTGGACCTGGGCTTCGGCGGCTGTCGGTTCGTGGTGGCAGAGCGCGAGGACGCACCGGACCTCGCGGAGCGCTATCGCCACGTCGGCGTGATCCGCGTGGCCACCAAGTACCCGCGCATCGCCGAGATCCACTTCGCGTCCAAGGGCGTTCAGGTTGAGATCGTGAAGCTCTACGGCAACATCGAGCTGGCGCCGCTCATCGGCATCGCCGATGTGATCGTCGACATCACGGCAACGGGAACGACGCTTCGGGAGAACAAGCTGCGAATCGTTGAGGATGTGCTACCTTCCACCGCTCGGTTCATCGGTAATCCGGCCTCCACGCGCACCGACCCGCGCGTGGTCGACTTGGCTGACCGCTTGTCAGAAGGCTCGGTAGAATCCACGTAA
- the hisZ gene encoding ATP phosphoribosyltransferase regulatory subunit produces MRPITPRGFRDVLPEEAAEREAVSAAIAAVFSSWGYDPVETPVVEVYETLSAAAGDLQGTAFRLFDLDGRLLALRPDVTVPVARLYAARMAHDAGIRRFRYRAEVFREHESLRGQNRQFTQLGVELVGAGGPAADAEVVAVLVEALAASGLADFTVAVGDVAVLIALLDAAGPGAGEAWRADVLAAAHDRNFVALDALAARVGGDVGTALAEVVRLRGGVEAIERCRAIVEPVVGTREVDDFARTWQLLEAAGVTDHVMVDFGVIRSFDYYTGLVLEAYAPGLGVALGGGGRYDTLLAAYDAPAPAAGFAIGLERLSIALADQGVVVPVQPSAAVVGGDAAAAFTEAARRRAAGERVALGAEVFAGEEVAS; encoded by the coding sequence ATGCGCCCAATCACCCCGCGGGGATTTCGTGATGTTCTGCCCGAAGAGGCCGCCGAGCGAGAAGCGGTCAGTGCTGCGATCGCCGCGGTGTTCTCGTCATGGGGCTACGACCCGGTCGAAACACCCGTCGTCGAGGTGTACGAGACGCTGTCCGCCGCCGCGGGCGACCTGCAGGGCACGGCGTTTCGCCTGTTCGATCTGGACGGGCGGCTGCTGGCGCTTCGCCCCGACGTGACGGTGCCCGTCGCCCGGCTGTATGCGGCTCGCATGGCGCACGACGCTGGCATCAGGCGATTCCGCTACCGGGCCGAGGTGTTTCGCGAGCACGAATCGCTGCGGGGTCAGAACCGCCAGTTCACGCAACTGGGGGTCGAACTGGTGGGTGCGGGAGGCCCGGCTGCTGACGCCGAGGTCGTCGCGGTCCTGGTCGAGGCGCTGGCCGCTTCAGGGCTCGCCGACTTCACCGTGGCGGTTGGCGACGTCGCGGTGCTGATCGCGCTGCTCGACGCGGCCGGACCCGGTGCGGGCGAAGCGTGGCGAGCCGACGTTCTGGCTGCCGCGCACGATCGCAACTTCGTGGCGCTTGACGCGCTTGCGGCACGCGTGGGCGGCGACGTCGGTACCGCGCTTGCGGAGGTCGTGCGCCTGCGCGGCGGCGTGGAAGCCATCGAGCGCTGCCGGGCCATCGTGGAGCCGGTCGTGGGTACGCGTGAGGTCGATGACTTCGCGCGGACCTGGCAGCTGCTTGAAGCCGCGGGGGTCACCGACCACGTCATGGTCGACTTCGGCGTCATCCGCTCCTTCGACTACTACACGGGACTCGTTCTCGAGGCCTACGCACCCGGGCTCGGCGTCGCGTTAGGCGGCGGGGGGCGCTACGACACGTTGCTCGCGGCCTATGATGCGCCGGCGCCCGCTGCCGGGTTCGCCATCGGGCTTGAGCGTCTCTCCATCGCGCTGGCGGACCAAGGCGTCGTCGTGCCGGTCCAGCCGAGCGCCGCGGTCGTGGGCGGTGATGCGGCCGCTGCGTTCACTGAGGCAGCGCGACGCCGCGCAGCCGGCGAGCGGGTGGCGCTTGGAGCAGAGGTATTCGCCGGCGAGGAGGTGGCGTCGTGA